Sequence from the Pseudophaeobacter arcticus DSM 23566 genome:
CCCCTTTTCACTTGCTTGATCAGTCAAATCCCAGGATCGCTTACTGGCGCCACAGGCAACTAGGGTGCGTATTCGCGCGCAAGGCCGTACAGGGAAGCTTACTGGTGCTCTCTATCGGATCCGTTTGGCACCACCTGATCCATGCTGATCGAGGGCTGATCACAGCCAGCTTCGCCGACGATCTTGGCCGGGACGCCAGCGACGGTCTTGCAGGGCGGAACCTCTTGCAGCACCACGGATCCCGCAGCGATACGGCTGCAATGACCAATGCGGATATTGCCCAGAACCTTGGCTCCAGCACCAATCAACACCCCATCTTCGATCTTGGGGTGGCGGTCTTCTTCTTCCTTGCCGGTACCGCCCAGTGTCACCGAATGCAGCATCGAAACATTGTTCCCCACCACAGCGGTTTCACCAATAACAATGGAATGGGCGTGGTCGATCATGATACCACGGCCAATTTTGGCACCGGGGTGAATATCAACACCAAAGATTTCAGAGATCCGCATCTGGAAAAAGAAGGCCAGGTCCAAATCGCCCTGCAGCCACAGCCAATGGGCAATCCGGTAAGCCTGCACCGCCTGATAGCCTTTGAAATACAGGATCGGTTGCAACAGGCGATGGCAGGCCGGGTCGCGATCATAAACCGCCATCAGATCGGCGCGAGCGGCCGCAATCAGGTCCGGGTCAGAGGCATAGGCCGTATCCACGATTTCACGCAGGATCACCATCGACATCTCATTGGAGCAAAGCTTTGCAGCGATCCTGTAGGACAGCGCCTTCTCTAGCGTCGGGTGGTGCAGGATGCAGGCATGAATCAACCCGCCCATAAGTGGCTGTTTGGCAACGGCTTCCTGAGCCTCTGTCGAGATTTGTTCCCAGACCGGGTCCAGGGGCGAAACGGCTTTACGCGTCTTGATCATGGCATGGCGTCCTCTTCTAGCCCTTAGGTTTGCATTTAGGGCAGAAAAACCCAAGCGCAAACCCTTGATGGAGAAGATTTCAAAATAGAATGAGTCGCCCCCTTGCCCCGGATCCGGTGCCACAGACCGCTGCCAAAGGCCCCCTCTGACCTAAGATATTCCGCCTGCGCGCGACCATTTTTGCGCATCAACTCACCGGGTCAGGCGGCGCTCCAATTCCGCAAGAGCGATACGCAAGCATTTGATATAGCTCAGATCATTCCAAAATGGCTCAGTGCAAAGCGGGCCAAAACACTGCCGTGCCACCGCATCCAATGTGCCATTGCCCCACTGCGGATGCAGCTGACCCGTGCGCGCCACATGCGCTGCTGCCTGTTCCGCCCGGTCAAACAGGCGCTGACACAAATTTGACCGCTGCGGCGCTGGCACCGCCCGCAAAGCCCGCGCCAGACTGCTCAGATCTTGCGGCAAAACCGGCCCGAGCAGATCGGGTTTTACGCTGATTTTACTACAGCCTTTCAGCGCCACAGGGCCGCACCGCCCTGTCACGCAATTGGCATTTGGGTTGCAAAGCCTGCCCCGTAGCGATCTGACAGCTGAGCCACCTCGATGATATCCCCAGGCAGGGCCGAATCTGCGGTTTGATCGCTCAGGGAATAGGTCCAGTTGGGGGCGCTCACCTCCCGTTCCCGCAGCAAGGTGGTCCCCCGCAGGACGCGAAACCGGTAGGCTTCCCGCGCCTCGCCCAGGGGGATTTCGGCCAGGTCCCAACTGTCGCCTTCCACCCGGCTACGCCGGATCCAACTGACAGAAATGTCACTGCCAAGCCCCCCTTTGAGCCGCAGATGCACCGGAGCATAGGGGCGTAAGCCATTGCCATCAAACGCTTCAACCTTATGGATATAGCTTGGATCATCATAGCCGCGCCGTGCCGGTCCAATCCGGTAATGCCGTGCAATGCGGCGTTGGGCCAAAGACAGCTCGAGCTGTGAAAAACTCCCGTCCAGCAGCACCACATAAGAGCCCTCGGGCCAGACCATCGGCATCAAGCCGTCGCTGCCCAATTGCCCCCGCAGGCGGCCACGCAGCATATAGGTATTGTCGCCAACCAATTCGGCCTCGCGGAACTGGAAGATCTCCCAGTTGTCATTGCTGCCATCCCCGATGGCGACGGCATTGGCCCCATTCAGCACCGCCAGCGCCGAGCGGCTTTGCAACGCGCCTGAGATCAGTTTCACCTGCAGATCAGCGCCAAGATCCCAGCGCCCCGGCGCCGCCGCCCTCAAATCCGTCTGCGTCAGACCAATGGTGCTGCGTGCCGCAATAACCTGCTCCAAGGCATAGTCGGAATCACTCCCCGAGGAATAAACAGCAACGGTTCCCGGCCAGGGTGCGGCTGTCACCGCCAGATGTGGCGCATGGGCTGTTTCCTCCCCCGTCAGCAGAGGCAAATCCATAAACAACGGCAAGACCGGCAGGGGGGGCTCAAATTCCTGACCAGAGGGCAGCGTTTCAGGAATATCCGCCGACAGATAGACCTCGGGGTCGATCCGCACCGCATCGACACTCTGCGCGGTGCCCAGCTCCATCCGATCAACACGATAGCGCTGCAGAGGTTCTGTTCCCTCCTGCGGTTGCGCCGGGCTTGCCAGGGATGGGGTATCTGGCAGCGCAATGACATCGCCAACCCCAAGGTGCAGCAGGGATGGCGGCAGAACAAAACGGGCGGTGTCACGCGACACCCGCGCCTCGGCCAGCCAGCGTTCAACAACCTGACGCGCCTCGCTTTGGGTCAGGACCAGGGCCAGCTCACTGCTGCTGACGGCATGGGTTTCCGCGTCGGGCAGGCTCGCCTCAACGGCGGCAATATCATAGCCTGCGCCCCATTCGATAAACCGCAAACGGACCCGCCCCGCCAGTTCGGCCTCTGCCTCGCGGGTGAGCTCAACAATGCCGTCCAGTTCGTCATCATCAACCAGGCTTTGGGCGGGCAGCATATAGGCGCTGTCCCCCTGACGCAGCCGGAACTCCAGCACCCCGTTGCGTTCAATGGCATCAAAGCCATAGCGCAGGCTCAAAGGCTGCAGCGCCGCGCGCGCCTCGGCGACTTGGCTCACCCCATAGCCGTGCACAATCCCGTGCAGCTGGTCGACATCAATCCGCCACTGCCCCGCTTGCACGCAGATTTCACGCACCACCGAAGCCAGGCTGCGCTGCCCGGCGCGCCCGTTGAGCCAATGGCCACGCAGATAGTTCGCGCCATCACTCCAGACGCCATCGAGATTTGGAAAGGCGGGAAAGGGGCGCGCATCCCAGGCCCAGACATAGGCGTTGCTCATATCCAGCATCCGCCCCTCATATTCGCTGGACAGCGGGTTGTTGGCCTCCTCCCCCCAATAGCCCAGCACCGCCCGCAGGTATTGCAGCTGCATCAGATCATCGCGCTGGCCATTGGAATAGTTCGGCAGCTGCGATTCCGAGCTTTTGGGGTCGAGGAATTTATTGGGCTGATTGGTCCCCTTGTCGATGGCAGCACAGCCCAGTTCGGTGAACCAGATCGGCTTTTTCTGCGGTTGCCAGGCGGTGGGCAGTGCTTGGCGGACCCCGTCTATGCGCTCGTGGTGCGGGTTGCTCCACCAGTTTTTCAGGTCTTTGTAGCGCCAGATCCAGGGCTCATCATGGGCGCCATCGGTGATCGGCGTGCGGATCTGCGCCGCTGCGGCCTCGCTAGAGTGGTAATACCAGTCATAGCCCTCACCGCCAGCGACATTGGCGCGTAAATAGTCCAGATCATAGATGCTGGGCGCCCCTGCTGTGCGGTCCAGATGATCCACCCCGTCGCGCCAGTCCGACAGCGGCATGTAGTTGTCGATGCCGATAAAATCGATATTGGCATCAGCCCAAAGCGGGTCGAGGTGGAAATACCTGTTGCCCTCGGGGCTTTGGTAGCCCCAGTATTCGGACCAATCCGCCGCATAGCTGATCTTGGCCGCGGGCAGCAACAGACGCACCTCGGCCGCCAGATCCCGCAGCGCGGCAACCGCTGGGAAACCAGTAAGACCGCGGATCTGGGTCAGCCCGCGCATCTCGGAGCCGATACAAAAGGCCGCGACCCCGCCCGCTGCGGCACAAAGCGCCGCATTGTGTAAAATGAACCGCCGCAGCCCCCAATCCGCAGCACCACTATAGCTCACCTGACCACCGGCAACGGTGAAATCCGCTGCCGTGGCTGCCCCCATAAAGGCAGCGACCTCGGCGTCAGCCGCCAGGGTTTGATCCGGTGTTCCCGGCAGACCCGGCGCCTTTGACAGGGTGATGCGCCCGCGCCAGGGCAGTGGCGGCTGTGTCGCGGCATCGCTCCAGGGATCGGGAAGGCTGTTACCTGCCACCTGATCCATCAGCACAAAGGGGTAAAACATCACCCGCTTGCCAGCCTCCTGCAGCGCCTGGATCGCCTCGATAACGGCAGCGTCACTGGGGGTGCCGCCATAGACACCGCGCCCGTCGCCATCCACCGGCACCAGATCGGCGCTGGTCCGGGTTTGCCCAGAGACCCGCCAGGCCATGGGGATACCTTCAGCCTGCTTTTGCTCCACCTTGGGTTTGATCTGACACTGCCCACAGCGCAGATCATCGCCAAACCAAGACACAATCAAAGAGGTGGCTTGGCAGCTTGGCAGCTCGGATGAGAGCGCCGCCAGCGAGGTCTCCAGGTCGCTTAGCCCCGAGGCCGTATGGCTGTTGGCCCCCGTGGCCTGGCCCGGACCAATGCCATAGTGAACGGCGGTGGTGGCCAAGGCATATTCGCCGGTGCCCGGCAACAGAGCCACCCCCTGGATCAACTGCCCAAGATCAAGAGAATACTCAGGGCTACCGGGTTGCTCGGGGCGCACAACCTCAAAGGAGAACTGCGGCACCCTGTTGCCAAAGGGCTCCAGCGCCAGGTCTTCAAACACCACATAGGCGGTGCCGCGATAGGCGGGAACCTCGCCGGTGCCCTCTATCGCCTCCATCAGCGGATCCGGCAGCTGATCCTGGGTGCCGCGATAAAGCGTCATATTCAGGTCCCTGGCAGAGACCTCTTCGCCATCCGCCCAGATCCGGGGCACAGCGGCGATCTCCCCCTGACACAGCGCAATCGCCAGCGAGACCGAATAGCTGTAGCGGGTGGTGCTGGGCTGGCTTGGCGCCCCCTTGCCACCACCAGATACGGTGGTGGTCTCGGCAAACTGGCTGGCCCAGATCACCTGCCCCCCCAGACGGGTGCGGCCATAGATCTGCGGTATCGGCGCGCCTTGCCCTGCTTCTGTCAGGCGAAACCGGTCCACCCTACCCGTCTCGATCGCGTCAGAGCCCGACCCCAGCAGCCGGTCATCAATGGCCCGCCCCAGGGTGGCGCCAATGGCGCGGCCAATGGCAACGCTGGACAGCCCGGCCACCGCGCCGCCAATCGAGCCGCCAATCGCGGCGCCCGCTGCAGAAAGAACAATTGTCGCCATCAGATTTGCTCCTGAGGAAAGGAAAAACGCGCCACCAGACGACGCTGCCAGGGCGCCGTCAGGGCGCTTTCCACCACCCCGTGGCCGTAATAGGCATGGATAAACCCTGGCCCCCAATTGTCCTCCTGGCTGGACACAGGTTTGGAGCCGGAACCGGAGCTGAAACCAGGCTTTGTCACACAGGCCTCACTCAGCCGGGATTGTACCCCCAGATGTTTTGCTACCGCCCCTGCCCGCATGCGAAACAGCAGCACATCCCCCAGCGCCGCCTGCGCCAGAGGTTTTGCCACAAGATGGGTCAGCGCCGCCTGCCACAGGCGCTCCTCGCCCTGCGGTTCAGACCAATCCATCGAATAAGGCGGCGGTGTTTCCGGCTCGGCCTCAAAAAGAGCCCGCCAGATCCCCCGGATCAAGCCCAGACAATCGCAGCCAGCGCCACGGCAACTGGCCTGATGCAAATAGGGCGTCCGCAGCCAGCGCCGGGCCTCAGCCACCACCTGCAGGTTATTCCCTGCCTCAGAGATGTCTTGCCCCGTCATCTGCGGCTGCCCCCTGTGGTTTGGCCTGTGGTTCGGCCTGTGGATTTTGGCACCGCCATCACCCAGTCCTCGCCCGGGATATCGGGAAAGCCCTGATAGTTGATCAGATTGTT
This genomic interval carries:
- the cysE gene encoding serine O-acetyltransferase; the protein is MIKTRKAVSPLDPVWEQISTEAQEAVAKQPLMGGLIHACILHHPTLEKALSYRIAAKLCSNEMSMVILREIVDTAYASDPDLIAAARADLMAVYDRDPACHRLLQPILYFKGYQAVQAYRIAHWLWLQGDLDLAFFFQMRISEIFGVDIHPGAKIGRGIMIDHAHSIVIGETAVVGNNVSMLHSVTLGGTGKEEEDRHPKIEDGVLIGAGAKVLGNIRIGHCSRIAAGSVVLQEVPPCKTVAGVPAKIVGEAGCDQPSISMDQVVPNGSDREHQ
- a CDS encoding C40 family peptidase; its protein translation is MTGQDISEAGNNLQVVAEARRWLRTPYLHQASCRGAGCDCLGLIRGIWRALFEAEPETPPPYSMDWSEPQGEERLWQAALTHLVAKPLAQAALGDVLLFRMRAGAVAKHLGVQSRLSEACVTKPGFSSGSGSKPVSSQEDNWGPGFIHAYYGHGVVESALTAPWQRRLVARFSFPQEQI
- a CDS encoding DUF7742 family protein, whose protein sequence is MTGRCGPVALKGCSKISVKPDLLGPVLPQDLSSLARALRAVPAPQRSNLCQRLFDRAEQAAAHVARTGQLHPQWGNGTLDAVARQCFGPLCTEPFWNDLSYIKCLRIALAELERRLTR
- a CDS encoding baseplate multidomain protein megatron; the encoded protein is MATIVLSAAGAAIGGSIGGAVAGLSSVAIGRAIGATLGRAIDDRLLGSGSDAIETGRVDRFRLTEAGQGAPIPQIYGRTRLGGQVIWASQFAETTTVSGGGKGAPSQPSTTRYSYSVSLAIALCQGEIAAVPRIWADGEEVSARDLNMTLYRGTQDQLPDPLMEAIEGTGEVPAYRGTAYVVFEDLALEPFGNRVPQFSFEVVRPEQPGSPEYSLDLGQLIQGVALLPGTGEYALATTAVHYGIGPGQATGANSHTASGLSDLETSLAALSSELPSCQATSLIVSWFGDDLRCGQCQIKPKVEQKQAEGIPMAWRVSGQTRTSADLVPVDGDGRGVYGGTPSDAAVIEAIQALQEAGKRVMFYPFVLMDQVAGNSLPDPWSDAATQPPLPWRGRITLSKAPGLPGTPDQTLAADAEVAAFMGAATAADFTVAGGQVSYSGAADWGLRRFILHNAALCAAAGGVAAFCIGSEMRGLTQIRGLTGFPAVAALRDLAAEVRLLLPAAKISYAADWSEYWGYQSPEGNRYFHLDPLWADANIDFIGIDNYMPLSDWRDGVDHLDRTAGAPSIYDLDYLRANVAGGEGYDWYYHSSEAAAAQIRTPITDGAHDEPWIWRYKDLKNWWSNPHHERIDGVRQALPTAWQPQKKPIWFTELGCAAIDKGTNQPNKFLDPKSSESQLPNYSNGQRDDLMQLQYLRAVLGYWGEEANNPLSSEYEGRMLDMSNAYVWAWDARPFPAFPNLDGVWSDGANYLRGHWLNGRAGQRSLASVVREICVQAGQWRIDVDQLHGIVHGYGVSQVAEARAALQPLSLRYGFDAIERNGVLEFRLRQGDSAYMLPAQSLVDDDELDGIVELTREAEAELAGRVRLRFIEWGAGYDIAAVEASLPDAETHAVSSSELALVLTQSEARQVVERWLAEARVSRDTARFVLPPSLLHLGVGDVIALPDTPSLASPAQPQEGTEPLQRYRVDRMELGTAQSVDAVRIDPEVYLSADIPETLPSGQEFEPPLPVLPLFMDLPLLTGEETAHAPHLAVTAAPWPGTVAVYSSGSDSDYALEQVIAARSTIGLTQTDLRAAAPGRWDLGADLQVKLISGALQSRSALAVLNGANAVAIGDGSNDNWEIFQFREAELVGDNTYMLRGRLRGQLGSDGLMPMVWPEGSYVVLLDGSFSQLELSLAQRRIARHYRIGPARRGYDDPSYIHKVEAFDGNGLRPYAPVHLRLKGGLGSDISVSWIRRSRVEGDSWDLAEIPLGEAREAYRFRVLRGTTLLREREVSAPNWTYSLSDQTADSALPGDIIEVAQLSDRYGAGFATQMPIA